In Opitutus sp. ER46, one DNA window encodes the following:
- a CDS encoding response regulator transcription factor, with protein sequence MNAPSPASVEPPAAHLRVLVVEDEEKTRDSVAEGLRLEEWQVTTAADGNEAIRLAESGAFDLLILDWMLPDRDGLEILQHLRGRGIETPVLMLTARTKLDDRVVGLESGADDYLMKPFAFAELLARCRALLRRPVLRTGRLLNHADLQLDTRARIALRSGQEIPLTPREVDVLEYLMRYQGQVVTREMLERDVWKQTSRLTSLDNVIDVQMMRLRRKVDAEGAEKLIHTIRGVGYRFGNA encoded by the coding sequence ATGAACGCCCCATCCCCGGCGAGTGTTGAACCACCGGCCGCGCATCTGCGCGTCCTCGTGGTCGAGGACGAGGAGAAGACGCGGGACTCCGTCGCCGAGGGTCTGCGCCTCGAGGAGTGGCAGGTGACCACGGCCGCCGATGGCAACGAAGCCATCCGGTTGGCCGAAAGCGGCGCCTTTGACCTCCTCATCCTCGATTGGATGCTGCCGGACCGCGACGGGCTTGAGATCCTGCAGCACCTGCGCGGGCGTGGCATCGAAACCCCGGTCCTGATGTTGACCGCGCGCACGAAGCTCGACGACCGCGTGGTCGGCCTCGAAAGCGGCGCCGACGACTACCTGATGAAGCCTTTCGCGTTTGCGGAGTTGCTGGCGCGCTGCCGGGCGCTGCTCCGGCGCCCCGTGCTGCGGACGGGCCGGCTCCTCAACCATGCGGACCTCCAGCTCGACACCCGCGCGCGCATCGCGCTGCGGTCCGGCCAGGAAATTCCCCTCACGCCCCGCGAGGTCGATGTCCTGGAATACCTGATGCGCTACCAGGGGCAGGTTGTGACGCGTGAGATGCTCGAACGCGACGTCTGGAAGCAGACGAGCCGTCTTACCTCCCTGGACAACGTCATCGACGTGCAGATGATGCGGCTCCGCCGCAAAGTCGACGCTGAGGGCGCGGAGAAGCTGATCCACACCATTCGCGGGGTGGGGTACCGCTTCGGGAATGCCTGA
- a CDS encoding LysR family transcriptional regulator, producing the protein MELRHLRYFKAVAELLNFSRAAERLNVGQPALSRQIRDLENELGARLLDRSHVRVQLTDAGRTFYTHTCKILAQVDIATASVHQTLEGLGGELIICNDWRLSSQFVLGAIAEFRATFPQVEVNLRDLHVHEQLTALRTRQAHLGFLVNREVGKADELRSMHLQTAQLLVAVGAQHRFASRASIKMAELEDETWLLAEDAPGLREFISQLCRMSGFSPRFARPVRNVESLIARAAMGFGVCLMPDFAAAARPNAMVRFLPSDCPPLEVSAAWHAGETSRLLEQFLGILKHHLAAGAPVLNFNAGQTGKKTAAPRKRPQTGS; encoded by the coding sequence ATGGAGCTCCGACACCTGCGCTATTTCAAGGCCGTGGCTGAACTGTTGAACTTCAGCCGGGCGGCCGAGCGTTTGAACGTGGGCCAGCCCGCGCTCAGCCGGCAAATCCGCGATCTCGAGAATGAGCTCGGTGCCCGGCTGCTGGACCGCAGCCATGTGCGGGTGCAGCTGACCGACGCGGGGCGCACGTTCTACACCCATACCTGCAAGATCCTGGCGCAGGTGGACATTGCGACGGCCTCCGTGCACCAGACGCTCGAGGGGCTCGGGGGCGAACTGATCATCTGCAACGACTGGCGGCTCTCGAGCCAGTTCGTGCTGGGGGCGATCGCCGAGTTCCGGGCCACGTTCCCACAGGTGGAAGTCAACCTGCGCGACCTGCACGTCCATGAGCAGTTGACCGCGTTGCGGACGCGGCAGGCGCACTTGGGGTTTCTGGTGAATCGCGAAGTCGGCAAGGCCGACGAACTGCGGTCGATGCACCTGCAGACCGCCCAGCTGCTCGTCGCCGTGGGAGCGCAACACCGGTTCGCCTCGCGGGCGTCGATCAAGATGGCGGAACTCGAGGATGAAACGTGGCTGTTGGCGGAGGATGCGCCGGGCCTCCGTGAGTTCATCAGCCAGCTCTGCCGCATGAGCGGCTTCAGCCCGCGATTTGCCCGGCCGGTGCGCAACGTCGAGTCGCTGATCGCACGCGCCGCCATGGGATTTGGGGTGTGCCTGATGCCCGATTTTGCCGCGGCCGCCCGTCCCAATGCCATGGTCCGCTTCCTGCCGTCGGATTGCCCGCCCCTCGAGGTGAGCGCCGCCTGGCACGCCGGCGAGACCTCGCGCCTGCTCGAGCAGTTTCTCGGCATTCTCAAGCATCACCTCGCCGCCGGCGCCCCCGTGCTGAATTTCAACGCCGGCCAGACTGGGAAGAAGACCGCCGCTCCCCGCAAACGCCCGCAAACTGGCTCCTAG
- a CDS encoding efflux RND transporter permease subunit has translation MRFTDLFIRRPVLATVVNLFLLIIGGLAIKSMVVRQYPVTNNAVIKVTTTYPGASADLIRGFITTPLEREIASADGIDYLESVSAPNMSVITAKLRLNYDPNDALTQITSKVNRAKRELPKDAEDPVFDVSIGETTSAMYLSFSSDVLAQNQVSDYLIRVVQPKLATIEGVQKAEVMGARTFAMRIWLKPDRMAALGLSAAQVWSKLAAQNYISAVGNTKGTTVSVNLTAGTDLHRAEEFRQLVIRESNGQIVRLGDIADVVLGAESYDVEVGFKGEGATIIAISVLPTANAIDVIKRVRAVWPEVVSQLPSGLHAAIVYDATEFINDSINEVAKTLLEAMLIVVLVIYGFLGSFRSVVIPIVAIPLSLVGVCALMLALGFSINLLTLLAMVLAIGLVVDDAIVVVENIHRHIEEGLSPFDAAIKGAHELVGPIIAMTITLAAVYAPIGLQSGVTGTLFREFAFTLAGSVIVSGFVALTLSPMLSSKLLRHNPNPKGIEHFLDVAFEKLRSGYERLLDKVLNTRPAVYAVAALIFLAILPMYLLTQQELAPAEDRGFVIAMGQGAPNASLDQSLRYSRQFNQMVRQMPEVVTFFSVQGMDIASGMLRPSSGLTGIALKPRSQRALSATQLIPQILGRASTISGSNYAAFLPPSLPGAGSGLPVQFVVSSTSDPERIAAVTLDLLQRALGSGKFIYGDTDLRYDQPQANIRIDRDKAALLGIDMNQLSSDLGAMLGGGYVNRFSIQGRAYKVIPQVTRSARLTAEQLDNYYISSKGGLVPLSAVAQIEASTQPRDLRRFQQLNAATISLLPRPGVSMGEALEWLNAEAKQVFPEGFTAEYKGESRQFVQEGSSLMATFALAVVVIFLVLAAQYESFRDPVIIMMAVPLSIAGAMVFLFLGVATLNIYTQVGLITLVGLITKHGILMVDFANNLQEQGHGVREAIEHAAGIRLRPILMTTAAMVLGVLPLLVAGGAGAEARFSMGLVIATGMSIGTLFTLFVVPSFYVLVSRPRAKPAAAPVVAHA, from the coding sequence ATGCGTTTCACCGATCTCTTCATCCGTCGCCCCGTGCTGGCGACGGTGGTCAACCTCTTCCTGCTGATCATCGGCGGACTGGCCATCAAATCGATGGTCGTCCGCCAGTATCCTGTTACCAACAACGCCGTCATCAAGGTGACGACGACGTATCCCGGCGCCAGCGCGGATCTCATCCGCGGCTTCATCACCACGCCGCTCGAACGGGAAATCGCCTCCGCCGACGGCATCGACTACCTCGAATCCGTCAGCGCGCCCAACATGTCGGTCATCACCGCCAAGCTGCGGTTGAACTATGACCCGAATGACGCGCTTACGCAGATCACCTCGAAGGTGAACCGCGCCAAGCGCGAGTTGCCCAAGGACGCCGAGGATCCGGTGTTCGACGTCTCGATTGGTGAGACGACGTCGGCGATGTACCTGAGCTTTTCCAGCGATGTGCTGGCGCAGAACCAGGTGTCCGACTACCTCATCCGCGTCGTGCAGCCCAAGCTGGCGACGATCGAGGGCGTGCAGAAGGCCGAGGTCATGGGCGCCCGCACGTTCGCGATGCGCATCTGGCTCAAGCCGGACCGGATGGCCGCGCTCGGCCTGAGCGCCGCCCAGGTCTGGTCCAAGCTCGCGGCGCAGAACTACATCTCCGCGGTCGGCAACACGAAGGGCACCACCGTCTCGGTCAACCTCACTGCCGGCACCGATCTGCACCGGGCGGAGGAATTCCGCCAGCTCGTCATCCGCGAATCGAACGGCCAGATCGTCCGCCTCGGTGATATCGCCGACGTCGTTCTGGGCGCCGAAAGCTACGACGTCGAGGTCGGGTTCAAAGGCGAGGGCGCGACCATCATCGCGATCTCCGTGCTGCCCACCGCCAACGCGATCGACGTCATCAAACGTGTCCGCGCCGTCTGGCCCGAAGTGGTCAGCCAGCTGCCGTCGGGCCTGCATGCTGCCATCGTTTACGACGCCACCGAGTTCATCAACGACTCCATCAACGAGGTCGCGAAGACCCTGCTCGAGGCGATGCTCATCGTCGTCCTCGTCATCTACGGCTTCCTCGGGTCGTTCCGCTCGGTCGTGATTCCGATCGTGGCCATCCCGCTTTCGCTGGTGGGCGTCTGCGCCCTGATGCTGGCCCTCGGGTTCTCCATCAACCTCCTGACGCTCCTGGCCATGGTGCTGGCCATCGGCCTCGTCGTCGACGACGCCATCGTCGTCGTCGAGAACATCCACCGGCACATCGAGGAGGGACTCTCGCCCTTCGATGCCGCGATCAAGGGCGCGCACGAACTCGTCGGCCCGATCATTGCGATGACCATCACGCTCGCCGCGGTGTACGCGCCGATCGGCCTGCAGTCGGGCGTGACCGGCACGCTGTTCCGCGAGTTCGCCTTCACCCTGGCCGGCTCCGTCATCGTCTCCGGTTTTGTCGCGCTGACGCTTTCGCCGATGCTGTCGTCGAAACTGCTCCGCCATAATCCGAACCCGAAGGGCATCGAGCACTTCCTCGACGTCGCGTTCGAAAAGCTGCGCAGCGGGTATGAACGGCTGCTCGACAAGGTGCTCAATACCCGCCCGGCGGTCTACGCCGTCGCGGCGCTGATCTTCCTGGCGATCCTCCCGATGTACCTGCTCACGCAGCAGGAACTTGCGCCCGCCGAGGATCGCGGCTTCGTCATCGCCATGGGGCAGGGCGCGCCCAACGCCTCCCTCGACCAGTCGCTGCGGTACTCCCGGCAGTTCAACCAGATGGTCCGCCAGATGCCCGAGGTGGTGACCTTCTTCAGCGTGCAGGGCATGGACATCGCGAGCGGCATGCTGCGCCCCAGCTCCGGCCTCACGGGCATTGCCCTCAAGCCGCGCAGCCAGCGTGCGCTTTCGGCCACCCAGCTGATTCCCCAGATCCTCGGCCGGGCGAGCACGATCTCGGGCTCCAATTACGCCGCGTTCCTGCCGCCCTCGCTCCCCGGCGCCGGCTCCGGCCTGCCGGTGCAGTTCGTCGTCAGCTCGACCTCCGACCCGGAGCGCATCGCGGCCGTGACGCTGGACCTGCTGCAGCGGGCGCTCGGGAGCGGGAAGTTCATCTATGGCGACACCGACCTGCGCTACGACCAGCCGCAGGCGAACATTCGGATCGACCGCGACAAGGCGGCCTTGCTCGGCATCGATATGAACCAGCTGAGCTCCGACCTCGGGGCGATGCTGGGCGGCGGCTACGTGAACCGGTTCTCGATCCAGGGGCGCGCTTACAAGGTCATCCCGCAGGTGACGCGATCGGCCCGCCTGACGGCGGAGCAGCTGGATAATTACTACATCTCCAGCAAGGGCGGCCTCGTGCCGCTCTCCGCGGTCGCGCAGATCGAGGCGTCGACGCAGCCCCGCGATCTGCGGCGTTTCCAGCAGTTGAACGCCGCGACGATTTCACTCCTGCCCCGCCCGGGCGTGTCCATGGGCGAGGCGCTCGAGTGGCTGAACGCCGAGGCGAAGCAGGTTTTCCCCGAGGGCTTCACGGCCGAGTACAAGGGCGAGTCGCGCCAGTTCGTGCAGGAGGGCAGTTCGCTGATGGCGACGTTCGCGCTCGCGGTCGTCGTCATCTTCCTCGTGCTGGCCGCGCAGTATGAGAGCTTCCGCGATCCGGTCATCATCATGATGGCGGTTCCGCTCTCGATCGCCGGCGCGATGGTGTTCCTCTTCCTGGGCGTCGCCACGCTGAACATCTACACGCAGGTCGGCCTGATCACGCTCGTCGGCCTGATCACCAAGCACGGCATCCTGATGGTGGACTTCGCCAACAACCTCCAGGAGCAGGGCCATGGCGTGCGCGAGGCGATCGAGCACGCGGCCGGCATCCGGTTGCGCCCGATCCTGATGACCACCGCGGCGATGGTGCTCGGCGTGTTGCCGCTGCTGGTGGCGGGCGGCGCCGGCGCCGAGGCACGTTTCAGCATGGGGCTCGTCATCGCGACCGGCATGTCGATCGGCACGCTGTTCACGCTGTTCGTCGTGCCTTCGTTCTACGTGCTGGTGTCGCGTCCCCGCGCCAAGCCGGCGGCCGCGCCGGTCGTCGCCCACGCCTGA